A genomic stretch from Pararhizobium sp. IMCC21322 includes:
- a CDS encoding phosphoadenylyl-sulfate reductase, whose amino-acid sequence MMHVLPERQTGQLRPSANFDQLEQEALELLGRIFIDKVHGKAALVSSFGSESAVLLHLASRIAPDVPVLFIDTLMLFEETLQYQLELAQTLGLSNVIRILPDLHKAKELDPYGRLHLTEPDSCCDLRKIKPLEENLCQYNAWVSGRKRFHGEERAQLAVQELDEQGRHKFNPLAEWQAGDIKAYFERHELPRNPLFYRGFRSIGCSPCTVAVSEDEDARSGRWQGQEKSECGIHLVDGKLVKNNAANEAKR is encoded by the coding sequence ATGATGCACGTGCTGCCTGAACGCCAAACGGGTCAACTCCGACCCTCCGCAAATTTCGACCAGCTTGAGCAGGAAGCGCTTGAGCTGTTGGGACGAATATTCATTGATAAAGTCCACGGCAAAGCTGCTTTGGTATCCTCTTTCGGGTCTGAATCCGCCGTTCTGCTGCATCTGGCATCGCGTATTGCCCCTGACGTCCCGGTGTTGTTTATCGATACGCTGATGCTGTTTGAAGAAACCCTTCAATATCAGCTTGAACTGGCTCAGACACTGGGGCTGTCCAATGTCATCCGTATTCTGCCCGATCTGCATAAAGCCAAGGAACTGGACCCCTATGGCCGACTGCATTTGACGGAGCCGGATTCCTGCTGCGATTTGCGCAAGATCAAACCGCTGGAAGAAAATCTGTGCCAGTACAATGCATGGGTCAGCGGGCGCAAACGCTTCCACGGCGAAGAGCGGGCGCAACTGGCTGTACAGGAACTGGACGAGCAAGGCAGGCATAAATTCAACCCCCTTGCCGAATGGCAGGCGGGTGACATCAAAGCCTATTTCGAACGTCATGAATTGCCGCGCAATCCCCTGTTCTACCGCGGCTTCCGCTCGATCGGCTGCTCGCCCTGCACGGTGGCCGTCAGCGAAGACGAAGATGCGCGCAGCGGCCGCTGGCAGGGACAGGAAAAATCTGAATGTGGCATCCATCTGGTTGATGGCAAGCTGGTAAAGAACAATGCGGCGAATGAGGCAAAACGATGA
- a CDS encoding DUF934 domain-containing protein, giving the protein MSDTQAARTVLVRQGKFSPSPFEPCRFLGVEELQSIAALGGLFVDLKNDEDPKVLIPFFGAIDLIRIAFPSSADGRGFSLGQRLRRLGFKGTLRAHGDLISDQYPMAIRTGFDELEISHKMAERQPEDQWLAAIPKLETYRSRLGLTG; this is encoded by the coding sequence ATGAGTGATACACAAGCAGCACGCACTGTTCTGGTGCGGCAGGGTAAATTCTCACCCTCTCCATTTGAGCCATGCCGCTTTCTGGGCGTTGAAGAATTGCAATCGATTGCGGCTCTGGGCGGTCTGTTTGTTGATCTGAAAAATGATGAGGATCCGAAAGTTCTGATTCCATTCTTCGGTGCAATTGACCTGATCCGCATCGCCTTTCCATCCAGCGCAGATGGTCGCGGCTTCAGCCTTGGCCAGCGATTGCGTCGTTTAGGCTTTAAAGGGACTTTGCGCGCCCATGGCGATCTGATATCTGACCAATATCCGATGGCCATCAGAACCGGTTTTGACGAGTTGGAGATCAGCCATAAAATGGCAGAGCGCCAGCCTGAAGACCAATGGCTTGCCGCCATCCCAAAACTTGAAACCTATCGATCCCGTCTCGGCCTGACCGGCTGA
- a CDS encoding DUF2849 domain-containing protein has product MAKTFPPKIVSANDLMDGDVVYLTAQGTWSRQINEAVIAPDEAAADILLAKGEERQDLIVGAYLLDVAIGDDGTPTPTHFREKYRLNGPSIDYLAPQKQNFVAQSNTQTTLSEGA; this is encoded by the coding sequence ATGGCAAAAACATTCCCCCCCAAAATTGTCTCGGCAAATGATCTGATGGATGGCGATGTGGTCTATCTGACTGCGCAAGGCACATGGTCACGGCAGATCAATGAAGCAGTAATCGCACCGGATGAAGCAGCGGCTGATATTTTGCTGGCAAAAGGTGAAGAGCGTCAGGACCTGATCGTCGGTGCTTACCTTCTGGATGTGGCAATCGGAGACGATGGCACACCAACGCCCACACATTTCCGGGAAAAATATCGCCTCAACGGTCCCAGCATCGACTATCTGGCACCACAAAAACAAAACTTTGTTGCTCAGTCGAATACGCAAACCACGCTTTCAGAAGGCGCTTGA
- a CDS encoding nitrite/sulfite reductase, which produces MYHYNDFDHEFVKSRTEEFRSQVARRIDGSLTEDEFKPLRLRNGLYLQMHAYMLRVAVPYGTLNSAQMQQLAYIAERWDKGYGHFTTRQNIQYNWPKLSDIPDILDALAQVEMHAIQTSGNCIRNVTSDHFAGAAADEIEDPRPTAELLRQWSTDHPEFQYLPRKFKIAITGAPNDRAVTRAHDIGLRMVRNDAGEPGFEVMVGGGLGRTPMVGKTVRDFLPKADLLPYLEAILQVYNLHGRRDNKYKARIKILVHETGLDPLQRDIEAAFQSIRETFVHPKAELIADLDAAFAPPEFNNTRSLAFEDAQSANPAFRAFVETNVAEHKNPAYGIVTISLKPVGGAPGDATAEQMRLVAELAELYGHDEIRVSHEQNLILPHVRQSDIPLVYQRLLEAGLATANIGLISDIIACPGMDYCALATARSIPIAQDIATHFEARGLEREIGHMKIKISGCINACGHHHVGHIGILGLERKGQELYQITLGGDGRENMAVGERAGPGFSADALMDALDRLINAYLTIREHDEEAFIDTYKRLGAAPFLAALYPEEADDARAA; this is translated from the coding sequence ATGTATCACTATAATGATTTTGACCATGAATTTGTCAAAAGCCGCACGGAAGAATTTCGCAGCCAGGTAGCGCGGCGCATTGACGGTTCATTGACAGAAGACGAATTCAAACCACTGCGTCTGCGCAACGGGCTGTATCTGCAAATGCATGCCTATATGCTGCGTGTCGCCGTGCCCTATGGCACGCTGAACAGCGCCCAGATGCAGCAACTGGCCTATATTGCCGAGCGCTGGGACAAGGGCTACGGCCATTTCACCACGCGTCAGAACATCCAGTATAATTGGCCGAAATTGTCCGATATTCCGGACATTCTGGATGCCTTGGCACAGGTGGAAATGCACGCCATCCAGACATCAGGTAATTGCATTCGCAATGTGACCTCCGATCATTTTGCCGGTGCTGCAGCCGATGAAATTGAAGATCCGCGCCCAACAGCTGAATTGCTGCGCCAATGGTCAACAGACCATCCGGAGTTTCAGTATCTGCCGCGCAAATTCAAGATCGCCATTACCGGCGCACCAAATGACCGGGCCGTCACACGCGCCCACGATATTGGCCTGCGCATGGTGCGCAATGATGCTGGAGAGCCGGGTTTTGAAGTGATGGTCGGCGGGGGCCTTGGCCGCACACCCATGGTTGGCAAAACCGTGCGTGATTTCTTGCCCAAGGCTGATCTGTTGCCTTACCTGGAGGCCATTTTGCAGGTCTACAATCTGCATGGCCGTCGTGACAATAAATACAAGGCTCGGATCAAGATCCTGGTGCATGAAACCGGTCTCGACCCATTGCAGAGGGATATTGAAGCGGCCTTTCAATCCATCCGGGAAACCTTTGTACATCCAAAAGCAGAGCTGATCGCCGATCTGGACGCCGCTTTTGCACCGCCGGAATTCAACAACACCCGCTCGCTGGCTTTTGAAGACGCGCAGTCCGCCAACCCGGCTTTCCGCGCCTTTGTGGAAACCAATGTCGCGGAACACAAAAACCCGGCCTATGGCATTGTCACCATTTCTCTGAAGCCGGTTGGCGGCGCGCCTGGCGATGCAACGGCAGAGCAAATGCGGCTGGTGGCCGAGTTGGCAGAGCTGTATGGCCATGACGAAATTCGTGTCAGCCATGAGCAGAACCTGATCCTGCCGCATGTCCGCCAGAGCGATATTCCGCTGGTCTATCAGCGCCTCTTGGAAGCCGGGCTTGCCACAGCAAATATCGGCCTCATCTCCGATATCATTGCCTGCCCCGGCATGGATTACTGTGCCCTGGCGACAGCCCGCTCGATCCCGATCGCTCAGGACATTGCCACCCACTTTGAGGCGCGTGGCCTTGAACGCGAAATCGGCCATATGAAAATCAAGATCTCGGGCTGTATCAATGCCTGCGGCCACCACCATGTGGGCCATATCGGCATTCTGGGTCTGGAGCGCAAAGGTCAGGAACTCTACCAGATCACCCTTGGCGGTGACGGACGCGAAAACATGGCCGTCGGCGAACGCGCCGGACCGGGTTTCTCGGCAGATGCGCTGATGGATGCTCTGGACCGCTTGATCAATGCCTATCTGACAATTCGCGAGCACGATGAAGAAGCCTTCATCGACACTTATAAACGCCTTGGAGCAGCGCCATTTCTGGCGGCTCTTTATCCTGAGGAGGCCGATGATGCACGTGCTGCCTGA
- a CDS encoding NAD(P)H-dependent oxidoreductase, with protein MRVLVIYAHPVETSFNAAMHEMVVETLTKAGHEVDDCDLYAEGFDAILSREERQNYHDTEINRRPVADYVDRLLTADALVLVHPVWNFGLPAILKGFMDRVLLPGVSFHISDGKLTPGLLHLRKLACIVTYGSQRWRAMVLGDPPRKIATRMMRAVMKPGTPVWYLAQYDMNNVTDAQLGEHMERTRQKLLKF; from the coding sequence ATGCGTGTTCTGGTTATTTATGCGCACCCGGTCGAAACCAGTTTTAATGCTGCCATGCATGAAATGGTGGTGGAGACACTGACAAAGGCCGGTCATGAAGTGGATGACTGCGATCTTTATGCAGAAGGGTTTGACGCTATTCTGTCGCGTGAAGAGCGCCAGAATTATCATGATACAGAGATCAACCGGCGGCCTGTTGCCGACTATGTGGACAGGCTGCTGACTGCGGACGCACTGGTTCTGGTGCATCCGGTCTGGAACTTTGGGCTTCCGGCAATTCTGAAAGGTTTTATGGACCGGGTTTTGCTGCCCGGTGTGTCGTTTCATATTTCAGATGGAAAATTGACGCCGGGCTTGCTGCATTTGCGCAAACTGGCCTGCATTGTCACTTATGGTTCCCAGCGCTGGCGGGCCATGGTTCTGGGCGATCCTCCGCGCAAAATCGCTACGCGCATGATGCGTGCCGTCATGAAGCCGGGTACGCCAGTATGGTATCTCGCTCAGTATGACATGAACAATGTGACTGACGCGCAACTGGGTGAGCATATGGAGCGCACGCGTCAAAAATTGTTGAAATTCTGA
- a CDS encoding ferredoxin--NADP reductase, with amino-acid sequence MSDTFSPAKPAETLPFGETVTSVEHWTDQLFSFRVTRPNSLRFRSGEFVMIGLPGDTGKPILRAYSIAAPIWDEELEFYSIKVPDGPLTSRLQNIQIGDQVIVRPKPTGTLVLDALLPGKRLFLIATGTGIAPFASIIRDPDTYAAYDEIILAHTCRTNAELSYGYQLRKRTLADPLVGEDAANKLKHYATTTREASVHEGRITDLMRDGTFYADLGIGPLGTEDRVMICGSMALNQDVKDICAAAGLDEGSNSRPGQFVVEKAFVGEELV; translated from the coding sequence ATGTCTGATACTTTCTCTCCCGCTAAACCCGCTGAAACTCTTCCATTTGGCGAAACCGTCACATCCGTTGAGCACTGGACAGATCAGCTGTTTTCCTTCCGTGTGACCCGGCCCAATAGCCTGCGCTTCCGCTCTGGTGAATTTGTGATGATTGGCCTGCCCGGTGACACTGGAAAACCCATCCTGCGGGCCTATTCCATTGCCGCACCGATTTGGGACGAAGAACTGGAATTCTACTCCATTAAAGTCCCGGACGGACCTTTGACCTCGCGCCTGCAGAACATTCAGATCGGCGATCAGGTGATTGTACGGCCAAAGCCAACCGGCACACTGGTGCTGGACGCTTTGCTGCCCGGCAAACGCCTGTTCCTGATTGCAACCGGCACTGGTATTGCGCCATTTGCATCCATCATCCGTGATCCCGACACCTATGCAGCTTATGATGAAATTATTTTGGCCCATACCTGCCGGACCAATGCTGAACTTTCTTATGGCTATCAATTAAGGAAACGTACTTTGGCGGATCCTCTGGTCGGCGAAGATGCTGCAAACAAGCTGAAGCATTATGCCACCACCACCCGCGAAGCATCGGTTCATGAAGGCCGCATCACAGACCTGATGCGCGATGGCACCTTCTACGCTGATCTGGGCATTGGTCCGCTGGGTACTGAAGACCGGGTCATGATCTGTGGGTCCATGGCGCTGAACCAGGATGTCAAGGATATCTGCGCAGCCGCAGGTCTTGACGAAGGCTCTAACAGCCGCCCTGGGCAGTTTGTTGTCGAGAAGGCTTTTGTCGGCGAAGAACTGGTTTAG
- a CDS encoding FAD-binding oxidoreductase — protein MDVGRLIADLTPVKCEDNAAIVKQKSRDFFWYSPVLKRQLDDVTADLIASPVSEAEVIHVLKTCFAHDVPVTPRGTGTGNYGQAMPLSGGVLLDLSRFNKVKQISTGRFVAEPGAVIAEIDKQARQSGQEVRMHPSTYATASIGGFIAGGSGGVGSINFGGLRDLGNVIRLRVVTMEAEPRILELGGEDLQKVSHAYGTNGIITEVEMPLGPAYDWVDVLVGFEPAGSDAFDGWMEAVRFGNDLGLQDGILTKNIAPVQAPIPEQYFLRHRKFIMSGQSVCVCMVAPFAMDAFATFVARGPGSILYRSDTASDEEKKGLPPAFELAWNHTTLRGLRVDPSITYLQVLYPFPDQITRVEAMSKRFPGEVMGHLEYVRFDGHVTCFGLPIVKFTTEERLEEIMRIHEEEGCPIFNPHRYTLEEGGMKQTDAVQLDFKREADPKGLLNPGKMVAWDNPDFDFSKQTYLFPGLER, from the coding sequence GAAACAGAAAAGCCGCGATTTTTTCTGGTATTCACCGGTTCTGAAACGTCAGTTGGATGATGTCACTGCGGATCTGATCGCCTCACCGGTCAGCGAGGCCGAGGTTATCCACGTGCTGAAAACCTGCTTTGCCCATGATGTGCCGGTGACCCCGCGCGGCACGGGTACGGGCAATTACGGGCAGGCCATGCCTTTGTCAGGTGGCGTGTTGCTGGATTTGTCGCGGTTCAACAAGGTCAAGCAGATTTCCACCGGGCGGTTTGTCGCAGAGCCGGGTGCTGTGATTGCCGAGATCGACAAGCAGGCCCGACAAAGCGGACAGGAAGTGCGGATGCACCCTTCCACCTATGCGACGGCCTCAATCGGTGGCTTTATTGCTGGTGGGTCCGGCGGCGTCGGATCGATCAACTTTGGTGGCCTTCGGGATCTGGGCAATGTGATCCGGCTGCGTGTCGTCACCATGGAAGCCGAGCCGCGCATTCTGGAACTGGGCGGCGAAGATCTGCAGAAGGTCAGCCATGCCTATGGCACCAATGGCATTATCACCGAAGTGGAAATGCCGCTTGGCCCGGCCTATGACTGGGTGGATGTGCTGGTGGGATTTGAGCCTGCCGGAAGCGATGCATTTGACGGTTGGATGGAGGCCGTGCGTTTTGGCAATGATCTTGGCCTGCAGGATGGTATTCTAACCAAGAATATTGCGCCGGTTCAGGCGCCCATTCCCGAACAGTATTTTCTGCGCCACCGAAAATTCATCATGAGCGGCCAATCCGTTTGCGTCTGCATGGTGGCACCATTTGCAATGGATGCCTTTGCAACCTTCGTGGCGCGGGGACCGGGCAGCATTCTGTATCGTTCCGATACAGCCTCTGATGAGGAGAAAAAAGGGCTGCCGCCTGCGTTTGAACTGGCCTGGAACCACACCACCTTGCGTGGTCTCAGGGTTGACCCAAGCATTACCTATCTTCAGGTGCTTTACCCATTTCCAGATCAAATTACCCGCGTGGAAGCAATGTCAAAACGCTTTCCAGGAGAGGTTATGGGACATCTGGAATATGTCCGCTTTGATGGCCATGTCACCTGTTTTGGATTGCCAATCGTGAAGTTCACCACCGAGGAACGCCTTGAGGAGATCATGCGTATTCACGAGGAAGAAGGTTGCCCGATCTTCAATCCGCATCGCTATACGCTCGAAGAAGGCGGCATGAAGCAAACCGATGCTGTGCAACTGGATTTCAAGCGCGAAGCAGACCCCAAAGGTCTTCTCAACCCGGGCAAAATGGTCGCCTGGGATAATCCGGATTTTGATTTTTCCAAGCAGACATATCTGTTTCCGGGTCTGGAGCGGTAA